In the Acidovorax sp. A79 genome, one interval contains:
- a CDS encoding AMP-binding protein, which yields MEKIWLKSYPPGVPHDVQPEQYRSVAHLLEESFRKHAKSPFSVCMDRWMTYGELERRSAALGAYLQSLGLAPGARVAIMLPNIPQFGVTMAAVLRAGYTCVNVNPLYTARELEHQLRDSGATAIVILENFAHTLAEVVDRTAIQHVVMTSMGDLLGAAFGAWITFAVRHLAKMVPAYELPLTGGRKLVTFKKALSLGEHKSLAPSQATLDSIAFLQYTGGTTGLSKGAVLTHRNIVAATLQAEAWFTPALSKVGDISKANSIAALPLYHIFALTLCLLAIRQGSSLTLIPNPRDIPKFVAELKKRPFHMLPAVNTLFNALLQNPQFRTLDFSHLCVSQAGGMAASEGTAKQWQKVTGSTMIEGWGMSETCAIGTNNPVNNTTFSGTIGLPLPGIDIAIKDDAGHSVPQGDPGEICIRGPNVMTGYYNQPEENAKAFTPDGFMRTGDIGIMDSEGYTRIIDRKKDMILVSGFNVFPNELEQVISLCPGVVECAAIGIPDEKQGEAIKVFIIKNDPTLSEEDVARYCQENLTGYKRPKYIEFRDELPKSNVGKILRRELRTAA from the coding sequence ATGGAAAAGATCTGGCTCAAGAGCTACCCCCCGGGCGTACCGCACGATGTGCAGCCCGAGCAATACCGCTCCGTGGCCCACCTGCTGGAGGAATCCTTCCGCAAGCACGCAAAGAGCCCCTTCTCGGTCTGCATGGACCGGTGGATGACCTATGGCGAACTGGAGCGCCGCTCGGCCGCGCTGGGCGCCTACCTGCAGAGCCTGGGCCTGGCCCCCGGCGCGCGCGTGGCCATCATGCTGCCCAACATCCCGCAGTTCGGCGTGACCATGGCGGCCGTGCTGCGCGCGGGCTACACCTGCGTGAACGTGAACCCGCTGTACACGGCGCGCGAGCTGGAGCACCAGCTCAGGGACTCGGGCGCCACGGCCATCGTGATCCTGGAGAACTTCGCGCACACGCTGGCCGAGGTGGTGGACCGCACCGCCATCCAGCACGTGGTGATGACCTCGATGGGCGACCTGCTGGGCGCCGCGTTCGGCGCCTGGATCACCTTCGCGGTGCGCCACCTGGCCAAGATGGTGCCGGCCTACGAGCTGCCCCTGACCGGCGGCCGCAAGCTCGTCACCTTCAAGAAGGCGCTGTCGCTGGGCGAGCACAAGTCCCTGGCCCCGAGCCAGGCCACGCTCGACTCCATCGCCTTCCTGCAGTACACGGGCGGCACCACGGGCCTGTCCAAGGGCGCGGTGCTCACCCACCGCAACATCGTGGCCGCCACGCTGCAGGCCGAGGCCTGGTTCACGCCCGCGCTGTCGAAGGTGGGCGACATCAGCAAGGCCAACTCCATCGCCGCGCTGCCGCTGTACCACATCTTCGCGCTCACGCTGTGCCTGCTGGCCATCCGCCAGGGCTCCAGCCTCACGCTGATCCCCAACCCGCGCGACATTCCCAAGTTCGTGGCCGAGCTCAAGAAGCGCCCCTTCCACATGCTGCCCGCCGTGAACACTTTGTTCAACGCGCTGCTGCAGAACCCGCAGTTCCGCACGCTCGACTTCTCGCACCTGTGCGTGTCGCAGGCCGGCGGCATGGCCGCCAGCGAAGGCACGGCCAAGCAGTGGCAAAAGGTCACGGGCAGCACCATGATCGAAGGCTGGGGCATGAGCGAGACCTGCGCCATCGGCACCAACAACCCGGTGAACAACACCACCTTCAGCGGCACCATCGGCCTGCCGCTGCCGGGCATCGACATCGCCATCAAGGACGACGCCGGCCACAGCGTGCCTCAGGGCGACCCGGGCGAGATCTGCATCCGCGGCCCGAACGTGATGACGGGCTACTACAACCAGCCCGAGGAGAACGCCAAGGCTTTCACGCCCGATGGATTCATGCGCACGGGCGACATCGGCATCATGGACAGCGAGGGCTACACGCGCATCATCGACCGCAAGAAGGACATGATCCTGGTGAGCGGCTTCAACGTGTTCCCCAACGAGCTGGAGCAGGTCATCAGCCTGTGCCCCGGCGTGGTGGAATGCGCGGCCATCGGCATCCCCGACGAAAAGCAGGGCGAGGCGATCAAGGTGTTCATCATCAAGAACGACCCCACTCTCAGCGAGGAAGACGTGGCCCGCTACTGCCAGGAGAACCTCACCGGCTACAAGCGGCCCAAGTACATCGAGTTCCGCGACGAGCTGCCCAAGAGCAACGTGGGCAAGATCCTGCGGCGGGAGTTGAGAACCGCCGCCTGA
- a CDS encoding ABC transporter permease, whose translation MNAPAHSAAPAAAPSASSVWRSQLGTYLGLLAVLAGMVALFSSLSDYFWSAETFITIANEIPALAVMAVGMTFVLIIAGIDLSVGSVMALAAATSAAAILQWGWTVPAAAALALATGLVCGTITGAISVAWRLPSFIVSLGMLEAVRGSAYVVTDSRTQYVGDAISWLSAPFFGGISFAFLLAVLLVVVAQLVLSRTVFGRCVVGIGTNEEAMRLAGVDPRPIRIIVFAMTGLLAGLAGLMQSARLEAADPNAGTGMELQVIAAVVIGGTSLMGGRGSVVNTAFGVLIIAVLEAGLAQVGASEPSKRIITGFVIVAAVIVDTLRQRRAAA comes from the coding sequence ATGAACGCCCCCGCACACTCTGCCGCCCCCGCGGCGGCACCTTCCGCCTCCTCCGTCTGGCGCAGCCAGCTGGGCACCTACCTGGGCCTGCTGGCCGTGCTGGCGGGCATGGTGGCGCTGTTCTCGTCGCTGTCCGACTACTTCTGGAGCGCCGAGACCTTCATCACCATCGCCAACGAGATCCCGGCCCTGGCCGTGATGGCGGTGGGCATGACCTTCGTGCTCATCATCGCGGGCATCGACCTGTCGGTGGGCTCGGTGATGGCGCTGGCCGCCGCCACCTCGGCCGCCGCCATCCTGCAATGGGGCTGGACGGTGCCCGCCGCCGCAGCCCTGGCGCTGGCCACCGGCCTGGTGTGCGGCACCATCACGGGCGCCATCTCGGTGGCCTGGCGGCTGCCCTCGTTCATCGTGTCGCTGGGCATGCTCGAAGCCGTGCGCGGCAGCGCGTACGTGGTCACCGACTCGCGCACGCAGTACGTCGGCGATGCGATCTCGTGGCTGTCGGCGCCGTTTTTCGGCGGCATCTCGTTCGCCTTTCTGCTGGCGGTGCTGCTGGTGGTGGTGGCGCAGCTGGTACTGTCGCGCACCGTGTTCGGCCGCTGCGTGGTGGGCATCGGCACCAACGAGGAAGCCATGCGCCTGGCGGGCGTGGACCCGCGCCCCATCCGCATCATCGTGTTTGCCATGACCGGCCTGCTCGCGGGGCTGGCGGGGCTGATGCAGTCGGCCCGGCTCGAAGCCGCCGACCCCAACGCCGGCACCGGCATGGAACTGCAGGTGATCGCCGCCGTGGTGATTGGCGGCACCAGCCTCATGGGCGGGCGCGGTTCGGTGGTGAACACCGCGTTTGGCGTGCTCATCATCGCGGTGCTGGAGGCGGGCCTGGCCCAGGTGGGCGCGAGCGAGCCCAGCAAGCGCATCATCACGGGGTTCGTGATCGTGGCGGCCGTCATCGTGGACACGCTGCGCCAGCGCCGCGCCGCCGCCTGA
- the rbsD gene encoding D-ribose pyranase: MKRTTLLHAELSHAIASLGHGDMLVIGDVGLPIPPGPRRIDLALTPGIPAVADVLRVVLSEMQVEKAVIATEAVERGAGHLPGWCQLPVEPQAVPHDDFKRLTQQARVMVRTGECTPYANVILVAGVTF; encoded by the coding sequence GTGAAACGCACCACCCTGCTGCACGCCGAACTCTCCCACGCCATCGCCAGCCTGGGCCACGGCGACATGCTGGTGATCGGCGACGTGGGCCTGCCCATCCCGCCCGGCCCCCGCCGCATCGACCTGGCACTCACCCCGGGCATCCCGGCCGTGGCCGACGTGCTGCGCGTGGTGCTGTCGGAGATGCAGGTGGAAAAGGCCGTGATCGCCACCGAGGCCGTGGAGCGCGGCGCAGGCCATCTGCCCGGCTGGTGCCAGCTCCCGGTGGAGCCGCAGGCCGTGCCCCACGACGACTTCAAGCGCCTGACCCAGCAGGCCCGCGTGATGGTGCGCACGGGGGAGTGCACGCCGTATGCCAACGTGATCCTGGTGGCGGGTGTGACGTTCTGA
- a CDS encoding sugar ABC transporter substrate-binding protein has protein sequence MQFTRRSVQTAAALAVVGSLLASPAFAQDKPKIALVMKSLANEFFRTMEDGAKAHQKAHASEYTLVANGIKNETDTAAQIKMIEQAVAQKVSAIVLAPADSKALVPVVKSAIDKGILVVNIDNQLDADALKEKNITVPFVGPDNRAGAKLVGDHLAKTLKAGDKVGIIEGVSTTFNAQQRTLGYQDAMKAANITVVGVQSGNWEIEKGNTVAAGMMREHPDLVALLAGNDSMALGAVAAVKAAGKTGKVQVVGYDNIGAIKPMLADGRVLATADQYAAKQAVFGIELAQKALAAKTPQAQLPALVKTDVVLVTKGSK, from the coding sequence ATGCAGTTCACCCGCCGTTCCGTTCAGACCGCCGCCGCCCTTGCCGTTGTGGGCAGCCTGCTGGCCAGCCCTGCGTTCGCGCAGGACAAGCCCAAGATCGCCCTGGTCATGAAGTCGCTGGCCAACGAGTTCTTCCGCACCATGGAAGACGGCGCCAAGGCGCACCAGAAGGCGCACGCCAGCGAATACACGCTGGTGGCCAACGGCATCAAGAACGAGACCGACACCGCCGCGCAGATCAAGATGATCGAGCAGGCCGTGGCGCAGAAGGTCAGCGCCATCGTGCTGGCCCCGGCCGACTCCAAGGCGCTGGTGCCCGTGGTCAAGTCCGCCATCGACAAGGGCATCCTGGTGGTCAACATCGACAACCAGCTCGATGCCGACGCGCTGAAGGAAAAGAACATCACCGTGCCCTTCGTGGGCCCCGACAACCGCGCGGGCGCCAAGCTGGTGGGCGACCACCTGGCCAAGACACTGAAGGCCGGCGACAAGGTGGGCATCATCGAAGGCGTGTCCACCACCTTCAATGCGCAGCAGCGCACGCTGGGCTACCAGGACGCGATGAAGGCCGCCAACATCACCGTGGTGGGCGTGCAGTCCGGCAACTGGGAAATTGAAAAGGGCAACACCGTGGCCGCCGGCATGATGCGCGAGCACCCCGACTTGGTGGCGCTGCTGGCCGGCAACGACAGCATGGCCCTGGGCGCCGTGGCCGCCGTGAAGGCCGCCGGCAAGACCGGCAAAGTGCAGGTGGTGGGCTACGACAACATCGGCGCCATCAAGCCCATGCTGGCCGACGGCCGCGTGCTGGCCACCGCCGACCAGTACGCCGCCAAGCAGGCCGTGTTCGGCATCGAGCTGGCGCAGAAGGCCCTGGCCGCCAAGACACCCCAGGCGCAGCTGCCCGCCCTGGTGAAGACCGACGTGGTGCTCGTGACCAAGGGCAGCAAGTAA
- a CDS encoding sugar ABC transporter ATP-binding protein: MPRTTAAPALATPLLTIDAVGKDYTATVLDGVTLALNAGEVLALTGENGAGKSTLSKIICGLESPTRGGMRLAGQTYTPGSRRDAERQGVRMVMQELGLVPTLTVAENLLMGRLPHRLGWLRRDALHTAARAQLDKIGLRGIDPATPVSQLGIGQQQMVEIARNLQDDTRILVLDEPTAMLTPRETNYLFEQIAHLTARGVAIIYVSHRLEELRRIADRVAVLRDGRLVDARPMAGMSEDDLVQRMVGRSVSDLEHRPRRPAGPVVMGARGLGRGTAVQDVSLELRAGEILGIAGLVGSGRTELVRLLFGADRADRGSITLHPEFEQKQPPALDGQAQAATQNIANQGAKAPLATPRTIARGFASPLQAIAAGVGLVTEDRKSQGLLLAQPIRINATLSDLSAVSRGGWLLRGLESRLVQGFVRTLGIRCRSPEQPVGQLSGGNQQKVVFARWLHRQGRVLLLDEPTRGVDVGARAELYGELDRMASEGRALLMVSSDLRELMAMADRIGVMSAGRLVAVFERGEWSEQSLLAAAFSEPGGRTGTTPSTPSPVTA; the protein is encoded by the coding sequence ATGCCCCGCACGACCGCCGCCCCCGCCCTGGCCACTCCCCTGCTCACGATCGACGCCGTGGGCAAGGACTACACGGCCACGGTGCTGGACGGCGTGACGCTGGCGCTGAACGCGGGCGAGGTGCTGGCGCTGACGGGCGAGAACGGCGCGGGCAAGAGCACGCTCTCCAAGATCATCTGCGGGCTGGAGTCGCCCACGCGGGGCGGCATGCGCCTGGCGGGGCAGACCTACACCCCCGGCTCCCGCCGCGACGCCGAACGCCAGGGCGTGCGCATGGTGATGCAGGAGCTGGGCCTGGTGCCCACGCTCACCGTGGCCGAGAATCTGCTGATGGGCCGCCTGCCGCACCGCCTGGGCTGGCTGCGGCGCGATGCGCTGCACACGGCCGCGCGCGCGCAGCTGGACAAGATTGGCCTGCGCGGCATCGACCCCGCCACGCCGGTGTCGCAGCTGGGCATCGGCCAGCAGCAGATGGTGGAGATCGCGCGCAACCTGCAGGACGACACGCGCATCCTGGTGCTCGACGAGCCCACGGCCATGCTCACGCCGCGCGAGACCAACTACCTGTTCGAGCAGATCGCGCACCTCACCGCGCGCGGCGTGGCCATCATCTACGTGTCGCACCGGCTCGAAGAGCTGCGGCGCATCGCCGACCGCGTGGCCGTGCTGCGCGACGGCCGCCTGGTGGACGCGCGCCCCATGGCCGGAATGAGCGAGGACGACTTGGTGCAGCGCATGGTGGGCCGGTCGGTGAGCGACCTGGAGCACCGCCCGCGCCGCCCCGCCGGCCCGGTGGTGATGGGCGCCCGGGGCCTGGGCCGGGGCACCGCCGTGCAGGACGTGAGCCTGGAACTGCGCGCGGGCGAGATCTTGGGCATTGCCGGGCTGGTCGGCTCCGGCCGCACCGAGCTGGTCCGGTTGCTGTTTGGCGCCGACCGGGCAGACCGGGGCAGCATCACGCTGCACCCGGAATTTGAGCAAAAACAGCCCCCAGCGCTTGATGGACAAGCGCAAGCAGCTACACAAAACATAGCAAACCAGGGGGCCAAGGCGCCCCTCGCCACACCACGCACCATTGCGCGTGGCTTCGCATCCCCCCTGCAGGCCATCGCCGCCGGCGTGGGCCTGGTCACCGAAGACCGCAAATCGCAGGGCCTGCTGCTGGCGCAGCCCATCCGCATCAACGCCACGCTGTCCGACCTGTCGGCCGTCTCGCGCGGCGGCTGGCTGCTGCGCGGGCTCGAAAGCCGGCTGGTGCAGGGCTTTGTGCGCACGCTGGGCATCCGCTGCCGCAGCCCCGAGCAACCCGTGGGGCAGCTGTCGGGCGGCAACCAGCAAAAGGTGGTGTTCGCCCGCTGGCTGCACCGCCAGGGCCGCGTGCTGCTGCTCGACGAACCCACGCGCGGCGTGGACGTGGGCGCGCGCGCCGAGCTGTATGGCGAACTCGACCGCATGGCCTCGGAAGGCCGCGCGCTGCTCATGGTGTCGTCCGACCTGCGCGAACTCATGGCCATGGCCGACCGCATCGGCGTGATGAGCGCGGGCCGCCTGGTGGCCGTGTTCGAGCGCGGCGAGTGGTCCGAGCAATCGCTGCTGGCGGCCGCGTTTTCCGAGCCCGGCGGCCGTACCGGCACCACCCCTTCCACCCCCTCTCCTGTCACCGCATGA
- the rbsK gene encoding ribokinase, whose amino-acid sequence MSASAARVPRIAVVGSLNMDLVLQVQHAPGPGETVLADALHLVPGGKGGNQAVACARQGARVALFGRVGDDGYGHTLRAGLDADGIDHGGVQTDTETTTGVAAITVEASGQNRIVVVPGANGRFVLDAAALGTALQGAGGLVLQFETPLPQVLAAAEMAHAAGYPVVLNPSPIQPLPEALWPLVHTLVVNELEATALAGQNVTTPVEAAKAAQALRAKGPAQVVVTLGAAGAVAADAAGSRHHPGRVVRAVDTTAAGDTFLGALAVALARGEPLDAGVRDGIRAAALCVTQPGAQPSIPTRAAVAHSPLPPDWIAL is encoded by the coding sequence ATGAGCGCCTCCGCCGCGCGCGTGCCGCGCATCGCCGTGGTCGGCAGCCTGAACATGGACCTGGTGCTGCAGGTGCAACACGCCCCCGGCCCCGGCGAGACCGTGCTGGCCGACGCCCTGCACCTGGTGCCCGGCGGCAAGGGCGGCAACCAGGCCGTGGCCTGCGCCCGCCAGGGCGCCCGGGTGGCCTTGTTTGGCCGCGTGGGCGACGATGGCTACGGCCACACGCTGCGCGCGGGGCTTGACGCCGACGGCATCGACCACGGCGGCGTGCAAACCGACACAGAAACCACCACCGGCGTGGCCGCCATCACCGTGGAGGCCAGCGGGCAAAACCGCATCGTGGTCGTGCCGGGCGCCAATGGCCGCTTTGTGCTGGATGCCGCCGCGCTGGGCACCGCACTGCAAGGCGCAGGCGGCCTGGTGCTGCAGTTTGAAACGCCCCTGCCCCAGGTGCTGGCCGCCGCCGAGATGGCGCATGCCGCTGGTTACCCTGTGGTGCTCAACCCCTCGCCCATCCAGCCCCTGCCCGAAGCCCTGTGGCCGCTGGTGCACACGCTGGTGGTGAACGAATTGGAAGCCACGGCGCTGGCAGGCCAGAACGTGACCACGCCCGTGGAAGCAGCCAAGGCCGCGCAAGCCCTGCGCGCCAAGGGCCCGGCCCAGGTGGTGGTGACGCTGGGCGCGGCAGGCGCCGTGGCCGCCGACGCTGCCGGCAGCCGCCACCACCCCGGCAGGGTGGTGCGGGCCGTGGACACCACGGCGGCGGGCGACACCTTCCTGGGCGCGCTGGCCGTGGCGCTTGCGCGCGGCGAGCCCCTGGATGCCGGCGTGCGCGACGGCATCCGCGCCGCCGCGCTGTGCGTGACGCAGCCGGGCGCCCAGCCCTCCATCCCCACCCGCGCCGCCGTGGCGCACAGCCCCCTGCCTCCCGACTGGATCGCCCTGTGA
- a CDS encoding LacI family DNA-binding transcriptional regulator — protein MATIKDVARHADVSVTTVSHVVNGTRRVSPEGRERVEKAIRALGYVPSAIARSLKSNNTRTLGMLIPNSSNPYFAEIVHSVEDRCFGAGYNLILCNTNDEAHRQGTYLQVLAERRIDGLIVVSTGHDATLPTQLAGLSIPTVLVDREIEIAEQPCDLVETAHMQGGQLATQHLLDLGHRRIACISGPEGLVPSEQRIAGWRAALSAAADARGEALMLCNGHFTSQGGYDAMHALLRADTPPTAVFVCNDLMAMGALCAAHERGLRVPEALSIVGFDDIELAAFTSPPLTTVAQPKQRIGALAVDMLLERIDGKRQDARKVMLQPELRVRASTAPPALETRA, from the coding sequence ATGGCCACTATCAAGGACGTTGCGCGCCACGCCGACGTGTCGGTCACCACGGTGTCGCACGTGGTCAACGGCACGCGCCGCGTGAGCCCCGAGGGGCGCGAGCGCGTCGAAAAAGCCATCCGCGCGCTGGGCTACGTGCCCAGCGCCATCGCGCGCAGCCTCAAGAGCAACAACACGCGCACGCTGGGCATGCTGATCCCCAACAGCTCCAACCCCTACTTCGCCGAGATCGTGCACAGCGTGGAAGACCGCTGCTTCGGCGCGGGCTACAACCTAATCCTGTGCAACACCAACGACGAGGCGCACCGCCAGGGCACCTACCTGCAGGTGCTGGCCGAGCGGCGCATCGACGGACTCATCGTCGTCTCCACCGGGCATGACGCCACGCTGCCCACACAGCTGGCGGGCCTGTCCATCCCCACCGTGCTGGTGGACCGCGAGATCGAGATCGCCGAGCAGCCCTGCGACCTCGTCGAGACCGCGCACATGCAAGGCGGGCAGCTCGCCACGCAGCACCTGCTGGACCTGGGGCACCGCCGCATCGCCTGCATCAGCGGGCCCGAGGGCCTGGTGCCGAGCGAGCAGCGCATCGCGGGCTGGCGCGCCGCCCTGTCCGCGGCTGCGGATGCCCGCGGCGAGGCGCTCATGCTGTGCAACGGCCACTTCACCAGCCAGGGCGGCTACGACGCCATGCACGCCCTGCTGCGCGCGGACACGCCGCCCACCGCCGTCTTCGTCTGCAACGACCTCATGGCCATGGGCGCGCTGTGCGCCGCGCATGAACGGGGCCTGCGCGTGCCCGAGGCGCTGTCCATCGTGGGCTTCGACGACATCGAGCTGGCCGCCTTCACCAGCCCGCCGCTGACCACCGTGGCCCAGCCCAAGCAGCGCATCGGCGCGCTGGCGGTGGACATGCTGCTCGAACGCATCGACGGCAAGCGCCAGGACGCGCGCAAGGTGATGCTGCAGCCCGAGCTGCGCGTGCGCGCCTCCACCGCGCCGCCCGCCCTGGAGACCCGCGCATGA